GGTATGTCGGTAGATAACTCCACCAATGCAGCAGGTGGCATGCACACCGATTACAACTTTAAGTTTGCCAAACGGTTCTTCAACAACCGCTTGAGTTTCAGTGTGGGCGGCAAGGTTTCTACCGGTGCAGAAATGGAGAATGCAGCCAACAATGATGATGTATTCTTCAACAATATCGAATTGCAGTACCGGCTCAACGAAGGTGCGAGCCAATATATCCGTGCCTTCTACAACAACAATACCTACGATTGGCTCGAAGGTTTGATAGGTGAGTATGGTGTCGGTTTCAAATGGCAGAGAAAGTTGCAGCATTTCAAGGACATCTTCCGTTTCAAGACCGATAAGCAGCAGATTCCTGCAGCCCCAATGGAGAAGAATCCTGCGGTGAAGAAGAGTACGAACGAAAAGAAGGATACGATGGAGAAATCCAGAACAAAGGACTTTGACCCATTGAAACTTAACGAAAAGTAATGAGCGATATGAAACAGCAGAACAGGTTATACCTTATTATATATGTGGCAGCATTGCTGATGTTGTCGGGGCAGCTCATAACGGGTTGCTCTTCAACCAGTGCACTGAAAGAAGACGAGCAGCTGTTTACGGGTCTGGTACCTATCGAGTATAAGAACTACGAGAAGGGAGCTTATGCTGATTCTACCATCACCGAGATGGAGTATGCCCTGGCTTCGGCTCCGAACGGTGCCTTGTTCGGGAGCAGCTATTACCGCACGCCGTTCCCTGTGCGCCTGTGGATATGGAATGCTTTCTCTCAGTCGGATGGAGCACTGGCTAAGTGGATAACCAAGGTATTCGGTTCCAAACCTAAGCTGATGGCGAATGTGAATCCGCAGCTCCGTGCCCAGGTAGCCGAGCATCAGCTCGATAAATATGGGTATTTTAACGGTAAGGTGACTTATGATGTGCTGACACAGAGCAATCCGAAGAAGGCGAAGGTTGCCTATCAGGTAGACTTCGGTCATCTCTGGACGCTTGATTCTATGGCTTATCTCAACTTCCCAGCCAAGAGCAAGCAGTTTATAGATGCTTCCATGAACAAGGCGCTCATACGGAAGGGGAGTCCTTTCAATGTCTCCAACATGGAATCGGAACGTCAGCGTATCACCCGTCTGTTCCGCAACAGGGGCTATTATTTCTATCAGAATAGTTATGCTTCTTATCTTGCCGATACCGTGAATGTGCCCGGCAAGGTGCAGTTGCGGCTGATGATGGCAGACAGCGTGGACGATAGGGCTACCCGACAGTGGTATATCGGAAAGATTCATGTTAATTTCAGAAAGCAGTATATGGAGGAGTTGAAGGATTCCTTTATGCGCAGCTATCTGAGTTTCCATTATAATGGAAGAAAGATGCCGATACGTCCGGGCATCGTTTTGCAGAGTCTGCGCCTGCGTCCCCGTGAACTGTATCGGGTACGTACCGAGGAACGTGCCAAGACCGGACTCCAGGAGATGGGACTCTTCAGCTATTCCAGCATCCAGTTCACTCCCCGTTCGGTGCAGACCTTAGATAGTCTGGGCAATGTAGTATATCGTGATACCTTGGATGCCAATATCGATCTGGTATTCGACAAGCCATACGATTTCTATGTCGAGGCAAATGCCCGCGGTAAAACGACCGGTAGAGTAGGACCGGAGTTGGTAGTGGGTCTTACCAAGCGCAATGCTTTTCATGGAGGCGAGAAACTTACTGTCAACCTGCATGGTTCGCATGAGTGGCAAACCATCAGTCAGGCTGGTGGAGGTTCTACCCGCATCAATTCCTATGAATACGGATCGGATGTTTCCGTAGAGTTCCCTCGCATCATCACGCCTTGGAATATGTTCAGAACGATGGAGCAGAATGAGCGCAGATACCGTGCCGGGCATATGCCTACCAAATATCGGGGTGTGCCAACTACTACCATCAAGGCTTCGATGAATGTGCTGAACAGAGCCAGCTATTTCCGACGTCATGTGGCAGCGGGCGAGTTAACCTATGCGTGGTCTACCTCTTACCAGCATCAGCATTCTTTCAGTCCGCTGATTCTCTCTTATGAGTTTATGAACAGCCGCACTGCCGCATTCGATAGCATCCTCGCCCTGCATCCTTATCTTCAGATATCGATGCGCGACCAGTTTGTGCCTAAGATGAGTTACACCTATACTTATCGCAGTCCGCGCCGTTACCGCCATCCTATCACCTGGTCAACCACCATCAGCGAGGCAGCCAATATCCTTTCGCTCGGTTACATGGCGGCCGGAAAGGGATGGAATGAGAAAGACAAGAAGATGTTCAAGAATCCGTTTGCTCAGTTTCTGAAACTGGAGACTGATTTCGTGAAATATTGGCGTATCACCCAGGATGGTACGCTGGTGGGACATGTCAATGCCGGCATTATCTGGAGTTATGGCAATGCCGAGAATGCTCCTTATTATGAGCAGTTCTATATCGGTGGTGCCAACAGTGTGCGAGCCTTTAATGTGCGGAGTATCGGACCGGGCAGATACCAGCCTACCAACAGCAAGTATTCGTATATCGACCAGACGGGCGACATCAAGTATCTGATGAATCTGGAATACCGTCAGAAGGTATGGGGCGATCTCTATGGAGCTCTTTTCCTGGATGCAGGTAATGTGTGGACCTTACGCAACCATGAGTACAGTCCGCTCGGCAAGTTTGATGTAGACAAGTTTTTCCGGCAGTTGGCGGTAGGCACCGGTGTCGGTGTGCGTTATGACATGGGTATGTTTGTGATACGTGTCGACTGGGGTATCGGTCTGCACGTTCCTTACGATACCGGCAAGAATGGCATCTATAACATCCGACGGTTCAAGGATGCCCAGAGTCTGCATTTCGCTGTGGGTTATCCTTTCTAGGTTTAGACTGGGAGATGTGTCCGGAAATAAGTCTGATATGTGTTACAGATAGTGCATAAAAGAACAAAAATTGATATTAATCAAAAAAAAAGTAGGAAAACTTGCGGTTAACTGCATTTTTTTTGTTACTTTTGCATCGTTATTTTTTAAATAACTATATCAACTATTAATAAATAAAAGTATAGACAAAATGAAACCTACGTTATTGCTTCTGGCTGCCGGTATGGGTAGCCGTTATGGTGGTTTGAAACAGCTTGATGGTCTGGGTCCTAATGGTGAGACTATCATGGACTACAGCATCTATGATGCTATTCAGGCTGGTTTCGGAAAGATCGTATTCGTTATCCGCAAGGACTTCGAAGATCAGTTCCGTGAGAAGATTCTTTCAAAGTATGAGGGCCATATTCCTGCAGAACTTTGCTTCCAGGCATTGGATGCTCTCCCAGAGGGATTCTCAGTTCCAGAAGGTCGTGAGAAACCATGGGGTACAAACCATGCTGTCCTGATGGCAAAGGATATCATCAAGGAACCTTTCTGCGTAATCAACTGCGATGACTTCTACAACCGCGATTGCTTCATGGTAATCGGCAAGTTCCTCTCTGAACTTCCAGAGGGCAGCAAGAACCGTTACGCCATGGTAGGTTTCCGTGTAGGTAATACCTTGAGTGAGAATGGTACCGTAGCTCGCGGCATCTGCTCTAAGGATGCTGATGAGAACTTGACAACCTGTGTAGAGCGTACCGAGATCATGCGTATCGACGGTAAGGTATCTTACAAGGACGAGCAGGGCGAGTGGGTTGCTGTAGGCGACAATACTCCTGTTTCCATGAACGTTTGGGGCTTCACACCTGATTACTTCCAGCATAGTGAGGAGTACTTCAAGGAGTTCTTGAGTGATCCTAAGAATATGGAAAACAAGAAGGCTGAGTTCTTCATCCCATTGATGGTCAACAAGCTCATCAATGAGGGTACAGCTACTGTTAAGGTGCTCGATACTACCAGCAAGTGGTTTGGTGTAACTTATGCAGCCGACCGCCAGAGTGTTGTTGATAAGATCCAGTATCTTATCGATGAGGGTGTTTATCCAAACAAGCTCTTCTAATTTAATGTGATGGATATAAACATTAATATATTGACAGATCAGGAAGCCGCTATTCTCCGAGAGACGATAGCGGCTTCTCATCGTATTGTCGTCTGTGCACATAAGTCGCCAGACGGTGATGCCATCGGCTCTTCTTTGGGATGGGCTGGTTATCTTCGCTCTTTGGGCAAGAAAGTTGACATTTGTGTGCCGGATATGATACCGGATTCTATTTCCTGGTTGCCTGGAGCTGCAGGTATCCTGCGATATGACAGACAGCCTGAACTGGTGCAGCGAGCTTTCGATGAAGCCGACCTGGTATGCTGTGTTGACTTTAGCAGTGAGGGACGTCTTGATGAGATGGACCATGTATTGTTGGGTTGCAAGACTCAGCGTGTCATCATCGACCACCATCTGGCTCCTAATCTTGAGGCTAAGCTGCTGGTTTCGCAGCCACATGCCAGCAGTGCCAGCGACCTGATATTCCGTGTTGTCTGGCAGTTGGGAGGTTTCCCACAGATGGATCAGACCTGGGCTACCTGCATCTATTGCGGCATGATGACCGATACGGGCGGTTTCACCTATAATTCTACCCAGCCTTATATCTATTACATCATCTGCTTGCTGCTTACCAAGAACATCGACAAGGATAAGATTTACCGCAATGTCTTCAATAATGCCCGCATTCCGGCAGTCCGGTTCCGTGGCTATCTGATGAATGAAAAGTTGCAGGTAGTAGAGGGACTTCATGCCAGTTTCTATACCGTGACCCGTAAAGAGTTGAAGAAGTATGACTTTATCAAGGGCGACCTGGAAGGACTGGTGAACGTACCTCTTACCATCAAGGGTCACAAACTCTCCATTTCTCTTCGTGAAGATACAGATATAGACAATCGCATATTGGTAAGTCTCCGTTCGGTAGACGATTTCCCATGCAATAAGATGGCAGCCGAGTTCTTCAATGGTGGCGGTCATCGCAATGCTTCTGGCGGCAAATTGCATTGCAGCATACAGGAGGCGGAGCAGATAGCACTGAAGGCTATCCTGGCATACGCCGATATGCTGAAGTAGCCGATTTTTTCCTGAGAAATGACGAAAAAGGCAGAAAACAACCCCGTTTTGAGGCAATAGGATGATAATAAGTGATAAATAATAATAAAATCAACCTATTCCTCTCGGTGTTGTCTTATCTTTTTTGTACCTTTGCCCAATAAATCAGATTTTAAAAAGAAGAATGAAGAAATTTTTGTTTGCAATGATTGCTTTCGCGGCTGTTTTATCGTTTGCCGCATGCAATGATAGTGAGACTTATAAGGACATGCGCGACAGAGAGCTCGATTCTATCAGCTCTTTCTTGCGTAAGGAAAATATTAAGGTCATCTCCGAGGATGAGTTCAACAGACGTTGGAAAAATAATGAAAAACTGACAGATACAGCAAAGAACAACAACGAATGGGTACTTTTCAACAGTAACGGTATCTACATGCAGGTGATTGACCAGGGATGT
This Segatella copri DSM 18205 DNA region includes the following protein-coding sequences:
- a CDS encoding BamA/TamA family outer membrane protein, whose amino-acid sequence is MSDMKQQNRLYLIIYVAALLMLSGQLITGCSSTSALKEDEQLFTGLVPIEYKNYEKGAYADSTITEMEYALASAPNGALFGSSYYRTPFPVRLWIWNAFSQSDGALAKWITKVFGSKPKLMANVNPQLRAQVAEHQLDKYGYFNGKVTYDVLTQSNPKKAKVAYQVDFGHLWTLDSMAYLNFPAKSKQFIDASMNKALIRKGSPFNVSNMESERQRITRLFRNRGYYFYQNSYASYLADTVNVPGKVQLRLMMADSVDDRATRQWYIGKIHVNFRKQYMEELKDSFMRSYLSFHYNGRKMPIRPGIVLQSLRLRPRELYRVRTEERAKTGLQEMGLFSYSSIQFTPRSVQTLDSLGNVVYRDTLDANIDLVFDKPYDFYVEANARGKTTGRVGPELVVGLTKRNAFHGGEKLTVNLHGSHEWQTISQAGGGSTRINSYEYGSDVSVEFPRIITPWNMFRTMEQNERRYRAGHMPTKYRGVPTTTIKASMNVLNRASYFRRHVAAGELTYAWSTSYQHQHSFSPLILSYEFMNSRTAAFDSILALHPYLQISMRDQFVPKMSYTYTYRSPRRYRHPITWSTTISEAANILSLGYMAAGKGWNEKDKKMFKNPFAQFLKLETDFVKYWRITQDGTLVGHVNAGIIWSYGNAENAPYYEQFYIGGANSVRAFNVRSIGPGRYQPTNSKYSYIDQTGDIKYLMNLEYRQKVWGDLYGALFLDAGNVWTLRNHEYSPLGKFDVDKFFRQLAVGTGVGVRYDMGMFVIRVDWGIGLHVPYDTGKNGIYNIRRFKDAQSLHFAVGYPF
- a CDS encoding DHH family phosphoesterase, with product MNINILTDQEAAILRETIAASHRIVVCAHKSPDGDAIGSSLGWAGYLRSLGKKVDICVPDMIPDSISWLPGAAGILRYDRQPELVQRAFDEADLVCCVDFSSEGRLDEMDHVLLGCKTQRVIIDHHLAPNLEAKLLVSQPHASSASDLIFRVVWQLGGFPQMDQTWATCIYCGMMTDTGGFTYNSTQPYIYYIICLLLTKNIDKDKIYRNVFNNARIPAVRFRGYLMNEKLQVVEGLHASFYTVTRKELKKYDFIKGDLEGLVNVPLTIKGHKLSISLREDTDIDNRILVSLRSVDDFPCNKMAAEFFNGGGHRNASGGKLHCSIQEAEQIALKAILAYADMLK